One part of the Arabidopsis thaliana chromosome 1 sequence genome encodes these proteins:
- a CDS encoding Plant invertase/pectin methylesterase inhibitor superfamily protein (Plant invertase/pectin methylesterase inhibitor superfamily protein; FUNCTIONS IN: enzyme inhibitor activity, pectinesterase inhibitor activity, pectinesterase activity; INVOLVED IN: biological_process unknown; LOCATED IN: endomembrane system; EXPRESSED IN: 18 plant structures; EXPRESSED DURING: 13 growth stages; CONTAINS InterPro DOMAIN/s: Pectinesterase inhibitor (InterPro:IPR006501); BEST Arabidopsis thaliana protein match is: Plant invertase/pectin methylesterase inhibitor superfamily protein (TAIR:AT1G70720.1); Has 800 Blast hits to 793 proteins in 41 species: Archae - 0; Bacteria - 0; Metazoa - 0; Fungi - 0; Plants - 800; Viruses - 0; Other Eukaryotes - 0 (source: NCBI BLink).) has product MKLSLHQPLLFFFLASVLPLILTVHSQSDDSDFIRTSCNTTLYPDLCFSSLSSFSSSVHNDPALLARAAISVTLTKTLDLASYLANITTLQPESNEDGAHHPTAAAVFHDCFDNLKDAVEEMKGSMKQMRELVSTGSLESFRFQMSNVQTWLSAALTDEETCTDGFKDIHDEPRKDDICARVDDVKKMTSNALALVNRCVDKAIH; this is encoded by the coding sequence ATGAAactttctcttcatcaaccacttctcttcttcttcttagccagcGTCCTCCCATTAATCCTGACCGTCCATTCTCAATCAGACGACTCAGATTTCATCCGTACTAGCTGCAACACCACATTATACCCTGACCTatgcttctcttctctttcctcCTTCTCTAGCTCTGTTCACAACGATCCAGCCCTCTTGGCTCGAGCCGCCATCTCCGTCACTCTCACCAAGACTCTCGACTTAGCCTCATACCTCGCCAATATCACCACTCTCCAGCCAGAGAGCAACGAAGATGGTGCTCACCACCCAACCGCAGCCGCTGTTTTTCACGACTGCTTCGACAATCTTAAAGACGCGGTCGAAGAAATGAAAGGCTCGATGAAACAGATGAGGGAGCTGGTCTCGACTGGCTCGCTCGAGTCCTTCAGGTTCCAAATGAGTAACGTGCAGACGTGGCTCAGTGCGGCTTTAACTGATGAGGAGACTTGTACGGACGGATTTAAAGACATTCACGATGAGCCGAGGAAGGATGACATATGCGCACGGGTCGATGACGTTAAAAAGATGACTAGTAATGCGTTGGCTCTAGTTAATCGATGTGTTGATAAGGCCATACATTGA